One region of Flavobacterium sp. GSB-24 genomic DNA includes:
- the atpB gene encoding F0F1 ATP synthase subunit A: MVISNKPLSFILAAFVASLPIMGFANPENDSTHVQTETAHEEKVVSHNAPEEGEHAALDPKAKVDAFIDHHLQDSHDFVFFSDEKENKHYGFSLPVILIDGGLKIFSSSKLHHGEAVAEVDGNFYKLVHGKIYKTDAAGTINFNEHGHPENEKPLDFSITKNVVSMLFVAVLLFLMFTALARSYKKGPIPTGFGRVLEPLIIFIRDEIAVPNIGEKKYRKYMGYLLTVFFFVWLLNLLGMTPLGINVTGNIAITVCLAAFTFIITQFSANKDYWGHIFWMPGVPVPMKIILAPIEVLGTLTKPFALLIRLYANITAGHVVIMSLIAMIFVGKNLAADLPISLGLTLFISVIEVLVAFLQAFIFTMLSSLFIGMAVQDHDHAHHHEDETAII; encoded by the coding sequence CTTGCCGCTTTTGTAGCTTCTCTACCAATTATGGGTTTTGCAAATCCAGAGAATGACTCAACGCATGTTCAAACTGAAACAGCTCATGAAGAGAAAGTAGTTTCACACAATGCCCCTGAGGAAGGAGAGCATGCTGCTCTTGATCCAAAAGCAAAAGTGGACGCTTTTATTGATCATCACTTACAAGATTCTCACGATTTTGTTTTCTTCTCAGATGAGAAAGAAAACAAACATTATGGTTTTTCATTACCAGTTATACTTATTGATGGAGGATTGAAAATTTTCTCTTCTTCAAAATTACACCACGGTGAAGCAGTTGCAGAAGTTGACGGAAACTTTTACAAATTAGTTCACGGTAAAATTTACAAAACAGATGCTGCCGGCACAATTAATTTTAATGAGCACGGACATCCAGAAAATGAAAAACCATTAGATTTTTCTATTACAAAAAATGTAGTGTCAATGCTTTTCGTTGCAGTACTATTATTTTTAATGTTTACTGCTTTAGCAAGATCATATAAAAAAGGACCAATCCCAACTGGATTTGGTAGAGTTTTAGAACCACTTATTATTTTTATTAGAGACGAAATCGCTGTTCCTAATATTGGTGAGAAAAAATACCGTAAATATATGGGTTACCTATTAACTGTATTTTTCTTTGTTTGGTTGTTAAACTTATTAGGAATGACTCCACTAGGAATTAACGTTACAGGTAACATCGCTATTACAGTTTGTTTAGCAGCATTTACTTTCATCATTACACAATTTAGTGCAAACAAAGATTATTGGGGACACATTTTCTGGATGCCAGGAGTACCAGTTCCAATGAAAATTATTTTAGCACCAATTGAAGTTTTAGGAACATTAACAAAACCATTTGCATTATTAATTCGTTTGTATGCAAACATTACTGCAGGTCACGTAGTAATTATGAGTTTGATCGCTATGATTTTCGTAGGTAAAAATTTAGCAGCAGATTTGCCAATCTCATTAGGTTTAACATTGTTTATCTCTGTTATTGAAGTTTTAGTTGCATTTTTACAAGCGTTTATCTTCACGATGTTATCATCACTATTTATTGGTATGGCTGTTCAGGATCATGATCATGCTCACCACCACGAAGATGAAACAGCAATTATTTAA
- the atpE gene encoding ATP synthase F0 subunit C, with translation MGTIPTLVGAGLVVIGAGLGLGKIGGSAMDAIARQPEAAGKIQTAMIIIAALLEGLAFAALILGKN, from the coding sequence ATGGGAACAATTCCAACTTTAGTAGGTGCTGGTTTAGTAGTAATCGGTGCAGGTTTAGGTTTAGGTAAAATCGGTGGATCTGCTATGGACGCTATTGCTCGTCAGCCAGAAGCTGCTGGTAAAATTCAAACTGCGATGATTATTATCGCGGCTTTATTAGAAGGTTTAGCATTTGCTGCTTTGATCTTAGGAAAAAACTAA
- a CDS encoding F0F1 ATP synthase subunit B, whose amino-acid sequence MDKLINDFSFGLFFWQALILLVLILLLVKFAWKPIMESITAREEGIKNALLSAENAKREMENLQADNQRILNEARAERDAMLKEAREMKEKMIADSKNEAQEAGQKMIEQAKAAIESEKNAAMAELKSQVSTLSLSIAEKLLKEELSNKESQTKLVEKMLGDVKLN is encoded by the coding sequence ATGGATAAGTTAATTAACGATTTTTCATTCGGTTTATTCTTTTGGCAAGCTTTAATCTTGTTAGTATTAATTTTACTTTTGGTGAAATTTGCATGGAAACCAATTATGGAGTCTATTACTGCAAGAGAAGAAGGTATTAAAAATGCATTGCTTTCTGCTGAAAACGCAAAGAGAGAAATGGAAAATTTACAAGCTGACAATCAAAGAATTTTGAATGAAGCTCGTGCAGAACGTGACGCGATGCTAAAAGAAGCTCGTGAAATGAAAGAGAAAATGATTGCTGATTCTAAAAACGAAGCACAAGAGGCTGGTCAAAAAATGATCGAACAAGCTAAAGCTGCTATCGAAAGCGAAAAGAATGCTGCAATGGCAGAATTGAAATCTCAAGTTTCAACTTTATCATTAAGTATTGCTGAGAAATTATTGAAAGAAGAATTATCTAACAAAGAATCTCAAACTAAATTAGTTGAGAAAATGTTAGGTGACGTAAAGTTAAACTAA
- the atpH gene encoding ATP synthase F1 subunit delta: MASTRAAIRYAKAILDLANSKGVAEAVNNDMKSIAAAIDTNTELSTFIQNPTTKVEVKESALLEVFADVNGVTKGLFHLLFENKRFEILNAIALEYNKLFDESNGVEVAKVTTAIPMDAALEAKVLAKVATLSDKKITIENIVDPSIIGGFILRIGDNQYNASVANRLQVLKRELSN, translated from the coding sequence ATGGCAAGTACAAGAGCAGCAATTCGTTATGCAAAAGCAATTCTAGACTTAGCAAACTCTAAAGGTGTTGCCGAAGCTGTCAATAACGATATGAAATCAATTGCAGCAGCAATCGATACTAATACAGAATTGAGTACCTTTATCCAAAACCCAACAACAAAAGTTGAAGTTAAAGAAAGTGCTCTTCTAGAAGTTTTCGCAGATGTAAATGGAGTAACAAAAGGATTATTTCATTTATTATTTGAAAACAAAAGATTTGAAATTCTTAATGCAATCGCATTAGAATACAATAAATTGTTTGATGAAAGTAATGGTGTTGAAGTAGCGAAAGTTACAACTGCCATTCCAATGGATGCTGCTTTAGAAGCTAAGGTTTTAGCAAAAGTTGCAACTTTATCAGACAAAAAAATTACAATTGAAAATATAGTAGATCCTTCAATTATTGGTGGATTTATTTTAAGAATAGGCGATAATCAATACAACGCTTCTGTTGCAAACAGATTACAAGTATTAAAAAGAGAGTTAAGTAATTAG
- the atpA gene encoding F0F1 ATP synthase subunit alpha: protein MAEIKPAEISAILRKQVEGFESGATLEEVGTVLQVGDGIARVYGLSNVQYGELVEFDNGMEGIVLNLEEDNVGVVLLGPSTGLKEGSTAKRTQRIASLKVGEQMVGRVVNTLGFPIDGKGPIGGDLYEMPLERKAPGVIFRQPVTEPLQTGVKAVDAMIPVGRGQRELVIGDRQTGKSTVCIDTILNQKEFYDAGKPVFCIYVAIGQKASTVAGIAKMLEEKGAMAYTVIVAANASDPAPMQVYAPFAGAAIGEYFRDSGRPALIVYDDLSKQAVAYREVSLLLRRPPGREAYPGDVFYLHSRLLERACKVIADDGIAKNMNDLPDSIKSIVKGGGSLTALPIIETQAGDVSAYIPTNVISITDGQIFLDGDLFNSGVRPAINVGISVSRVGGNAQIKSMKKVSGTLKLDQAQFRELEAFAKFGSDLDSVTLNVIEKGKRNVEILKQGLNDPYTVENQVAIIYAGSKNLLRNVPVEKVKEFEADFLAYLNSKHKDTLNALKAGKLDDSITDVIEKAAKEISAKYN from the coding sequence ATGGCGGAAATCAAACCTGCTGAAATTTCAGCAATATTAAGAAAGCAAGTAGAAGGTTTTGAATCTGGTGCTACGCTAGAGGAAGTAGGAACAGTACTTCAAGTTGGAGACGGTATTGCTCGTGTTTACGGGCTGTCTAATGTACAATATGGAGAGTTAGTAGAATTTGATAACGGTATGGAAGGTATCGTATTGAATCTTGAAGAGGATAATGTTGGGGTTGTATTATTAGGACCATCAACAGGACTTAAAGAAGGATCTACTGCAAAAAGAACTCAACGTATTGCTTCTCTTAAAGTAGGTGAGCAAATGGTAGGACGTGTTGTTAACACTCTTGGTTTTCCAATTGATGGAAAAGGACCAATCGGTGGTGACTTATACGAAATGCCTTTAGAAAGAAAAGCACCTGGTGTTATCTTCCGTCAGCCAGTAACTGAGCCATTACAAACAGGTGTAAAAGCTGTTGATGCTATGATCCCAGTTGGTCGTGGACAACGTGAGCTTGTTATTGGTGACCGTCAAACAGGTAAATCAACTGTTTGTATCGATACAATCTTAAATCAAAAAGAATTCTACGATGCAGGAAAACCTGTATTCTGTATATATGTTGCAATTGGGCAAAAAGCTTCAACTGTAGCAGGAATCGCTAAAATGTTAGAAGAAAAAGGAGCAATGGCTTATACAGTTATCGTTGCTGCAAATGCTTCTGACCCAGCTCCAATGCAAGTTTATGCTCCATTCGCTGGTGCTGCAATTGGAGAGTACTTTAGAGATTCTGGTCGTCCAGCACTTATCGTGTATGATGATTTATCTAAACAAGCTGTTGCTTACCGTGAGGTTTCTCTTTTATTAAGAAGACCACCGGGACGTGAGGCTTATCCTGGAGACGTTTTCTACTTACACTCTCGTTTATTAGAGCGTGCTTGTAAAGTAATTGCTGATGATGGTATCGCTAAAAACATGAACGATTTACCAGATTCTATCAAATCTATCGTAAAAGGTGGTGGTTCATTAACTGCTTTACCAATTATCGAAACTCAAGCTGGTGACGTTTCTGCATATATCCCAACAAACGTAATTTCGATTACAGATGGTCAGATTTTCCTTGATGGAGATTTGTTCAACTCTGGGGTTCGTCCTGCAATTAACGTAGGTATCTCTGTATCTCGTGTTGGAGGTAATGCTCAAATTAAATCTATGAAGAAAGTTTCTGGAACTTTAAAATTAGACCAAGCTCAATTCCGTGAATTAGAAGCTTTCGCTAAATTTGGTTCTGACTTAGATTCTGTTACTTTAAATGTAATTGAAAAAGGAAAAAGAAACGTTGAGATCTTGAAACAAGGTTTAAATGATCCTTATACAGTTGAAAACCAAGTAGCTATTATCTACGCTGGTTCTAAAAACTTGTTAAGAAACGTTCCTGTAGAAAAAGTAAAAGAATTTGAAGCTGATTTCTTAGCTTACTTAAACAGTAAACATAAAGATACGCTTAACGCGTTGAAAGCTGGTAAATTAGATGACAGCATTACAGATGTTATCGAAAAAGCAGCAAAAGAAATCTCAGCAAAATATAACTAA
- the atpG gene encoding ATP synthase F1 subunit gamma, with translation MANLKEIRNRITSVSSTMQITSAMKMVSAAKLKKAQDAITAMRPYAEKLTELLQDLSATLEGEVGGDYTTQREVKKVLLVAITSNRGLCGAFNSNIIKEIKNRTEFYAGKQVDVFAIGKKGNDALNKTHKVHGHHNAIFDHLTFENVAGIADNLTEKFLSGEYDRIELVYNQFKNAATQIVQVEQFLPLAPINTTGTAASSGDYIFEPGKEEIVLTLIPKSLKTQLYKGIRDSFASEHGARMTAMHKATDNATELRNQLKLTYNKARQAAITSEILEIVGGAEALNG, from the coding sequence ATGGCAAATTTAAAGGAAATCCGTAATAGAATTACTTCCGTTTCATCGACGATGCAGATTACATCGGCTATGAAAATGGTTTCTGCTGCAAAGCTTAAGAAAGCACAAGATGCAATCACTGCAATGCGTCCTTATGCCGAGAAATTAACGGAGTTATTGCAAGATCTTTCTGCTACACTTGAAGGTGAAGTTGGAGGAGATTACACAACACAACGTGAAGTAAAAAAAGTATTGCTTGTAGCTATAACTTCTAACAGAGGTTTATGTGGTGCATTCAATTCAAATATTATTAAAGAGATTAAAAACCGTACAGAGTTTTACGCTGGAAAGCAAGTTGATGTTTTTGCTATTGGTAAAAAAGGAAATGATGCTTTAAACAAAACTCATAAAGTTCACGGTCATCATAATGCAATTTTTGATCATTTAACTTTTGAAAATGTTGCAGGAATTGCAGATAATTTGACTGAGAAATTTTTATCTGGAGAATACGATAGAATTGAATTAGTTTACAATCAGTTTAAAAATGCAGCAACTCAAATCGTTCAAGTAGAACAGTTTTTACCGTTAGCTCCTATTAATACTACTGGTACAGCAGCTTCTTCTGGAGATTATATTTTTGAACCAGGTAAAGAAGAAATCGTATTGACTTTAATTCCTAAGTCTTTAAAAACGCAATTGTATAAAGGTATTCGTGATTCGTTTGCTTCTGAGCATGGAGCACGTATGACTGCTATGCATAAAGCTACAGATAATGCAACTGAGTTGAGAAACCAATTGAAATTAACTTACAATAAAGCGCGTCAGGCTGCTATTACTAGTGAGATTTTAGAAATTGTTGGTGGAGCAGAAGCTTTAAATGGATAA
- a CDS encoding GNAT family N-acetyltransferase, translating into MALQILEITTIEEMLAQIETIRFLYPNITLEKYKSFLLEMIPHNYTQIGVFENNKCLGITGCWSATKLWTGKYLEIDNFVVNPEYRSQGIGKLLTDYIEKKAIELNCSSIVLDAFTGNFGAHRFYYNQGYAPRGFHFVKILDEKKMTV; encoded by the coding sequence ATGGCTTTACAAATACTTGAAATTACTACGATTGAAGAAATGCTGGCTCAAATTGAAACCATCAGATTTCTATATCCCAATATCACTTTAGAAAAATATAAATCTTTTCTTTTGGAGATGATTCCGCATAATTATACTCAAATTGGCGTTTTTGAAAATAATAAATGTTTAGGAATTACAGGATGCTGGTCGGCAACAAAATTGTGGACAGGCAAATATCTCGAAATTGATAATTTTGTTGTTAATCCAGAATATCGATCTCAAGGAATTGGAAAACTACTCACTGATTATATCGAGAAAAAAGCAATAGAATTAAATTGCAGCAGTATTGTATTAGATGCATTTACTGGAAATTTTGGAGCACACAGATTTTATTACAATCAAGGTTACGCCCCAAGAGGATTTCATTTCGTGAAAATTTTGGATGAAAAGAAAATGACGGTGTAA
- a CDS encoding oligosaccharide flippase family protein, translating to MGLYKNLFKQTAIYGLATVLPRMLSFLLVRLYTGILPTAEYGEVSIVLSWMVFFNVVLSYGMETAFFRFYSAEEDKKNVIATSTISIFWTSIIFLFVALIFRNTLASLAEVDVQYVTYTVWILVLDALVLIPFSKLRANQRPMVYAAIKIGNVVINLLLNIFFLMYLPKLAASNPNSVWDNLYVENFQIAYIFIANLLASLATFIVLSPNYLSLGRKFDPELWRRMMKYGLPILVAGLAFAVNEHFDKILLGYLLPENLAKSEVGAYSACYKLGLFMVLFATAFRLGIEPFFFSHAKNANAPQTYAVITKYFVILGSLILLGVIVFADVLKYLLLDNKSYWEAMKVVPLIILANFFLGIYNNLSVWYKLTDKTKIGAYISIVGAIVTLVLNYFLIPKYSYYGSAIATISAYGSMMLISYILGNKYYPIPYDMNKIGAYLGVSILFSIISFYGFREKYYVGIPLLLAFMYLVYHFEKDTIKGILKRK from the coding sequence TTGGGATTATATAAAAATCTATTCAAGCAAACAGCAATTTACGGACTGGCAACAGTTTTACCGAGAATGCTGAGTTTTTTATTAGTGAGATTATATACAGGAATTTTACCTACTGCCGAATATGGCGAGGTGTCGATAGTATTGTCTTGGATGGTTTTCTTTAACGTAGTTCTTTCTTACGGAATGGAAACCGCTTTTTTTAGATTTTATAGTGCTGAAGAAGATAAGAAAAATGTAATAGCGACTTCTACAATTTCGATTTTTTGGACATCAATTATTTTTCTATTTGTTGCTTTAATCTTTAGAAACACTTTAGCAAGTTTAGCAGAAGTAGATGTTCAGTATGTTACCTATACGGTTTGGATTTTGGTTTTGGATGCATTGGTTTTAATTCCATTTTCTAAATTACGAGCGAACCAAAGGCCAATGGTTTATGCAGCAATTAAAATTGGAAATGTGGTAATCAATTTATTACTGAATATTTTCTTTTTAATGTACCTGCCAAAATTAGCAGCCTCAAACCCTAATTCAGTTTGGGATAATTTATATGTCGAAAATTTCCAGATCGCTTATATTTTTATTGCAAATCTTTTGGCGAGTTTAGCAACTTTTATAGTTCTTTCTCCTAATTATCTTTCGCTTGGACGAAAATTTGATCCGGAACTTTGGAGAAGAATGATGAAATACGGACTTCCTATTTTGGTTGCAGGATTGGCTTTTGCTGTCAACGAACATTTTGATAAAATCTTATTAGGGTATTTGCTTCCAGAAAATTTGGCAAAATCTGAAGTTGGAGCTTATTCTGCTTGTTACAAGTTAGGTTTATTTATGGTTCTTTTTGCAACAGCATTTAGATTAGGAATCGAACCATTCTTTTTCAGCCACGCAAAAAATGCAAATGCTCCACAGACTTACGCCGTAATTACCAAATATTTTGTGATATTGGGTTCGCTGATTCTATTAGGAGTTATAGTTTTTGCAGATGTTTTAAAATACTTATTACTAGATAATAAATCCTATTGGGAAGCAATGAAAGTTGTACCGCTTATTATTTTGGCGAATTTCTTTTTGGGTATCTATAACAACTTATCGGTTTGGTACAAACTTACAGATAAAACAAAAATTGGTGCCTACATTTCTATTGTAGGTGCTATTGTTACTTTGGTTTTAAATTATTTTTTAATTCCAAAATACAGCTATTATGGTTCAGCAATTGCGACTATTTCGGCTTATGGCAGCATGATGCTTATTTCTTATATATTAGGAAATAAGTATTATCCTATTCCTTACGACATGAACAAGATTGGCGCTTATTTAGGCGTTTCGATATTATTTTCGATAATTTCATTTTATGGATTTAGAGAAAAATATTATGTTGGAATTCCACTTCTTTTAGCTTTTATGTATTTAGTTTACCACTTTGAAAAAGATACTATAAAAGGAATATTGAAGAGAAAGTAA
- the dut gene encoding dUTP diphosphatase — protein MKIQIINKSQHDLPNYETIASAGMDLRANILEPITLKPLERAIVKTGLFIELPIGYEAQVRPRSGLAAKKGVTVLNSPGTVDADYRGEIGVILVNLSNDDFVIENGERIAQLIIAKHERAEWIEVETLSETSRGEGGFGSTGVK, from the coding sequence ATGAAAATACAAATTATCAATAAATCGCAGCATGATTTACCAAATTACGAAACCATTGCTTCTGCAGGAATGGATTTACGTGCCAATATTTTAGAACCAATTACGTTAAAACCTTTAGAAAGAGCTATTGTAAAAACAGGACTTTTTATTGAATTACCAATTGGTTATGAAGCCCAGGTTAGACCAAGAAGCGGTTTAGCTGCTAAAAAAGGAGTAACAGTTTTAAATTCGCCAGGAACTGTTGATGCAGATTACAGAGGAGAAATAGGAGTAATTTTAGTAAATTTATCTAATGATGATTTTGTAATTGAAAATGGCGAAAGAATTGCGCAGTTGATTATCGCAAAACACGAAAGAGCAGAATGGATTGAAGTTGAAACACTTTCTGAAACATCAAGAGGTGAAGGAGGCTTTGGAAGTACTGGAGTTAAATAG
- a CDS encoding sugar phosphate nucleotidyltransferase has product MKIIVPMAGRGSRLRPHTLTVPKPLIPVAGKSIVHRLVEDIAKILKDPIEEVAFILGDEAFFGDDVVKSLEDLAKGLGAKASIYRQDQPLGTGHAIMCAKDSLSGPAVIAYADTLIRADFELDPEADAVIWVKQVEQPEAFGVVKLNQNNEIIELVEKPKEFVSDLAVIGIYYFKEVGVLRNELQNVLDNNIQNGGEYQINDGIKAMMANGKVFKTGSVDEWMDCGNKDVTVETNTRMLGFLHNDGEHLVDYDVKLENATIIPPCYIGENVVLKNSTIGPNVSVGKGCHIIDSTIKNSLIQTYSQIKNANLDNAMIGNHVSYDGKFTSVSIGDYSVLE; this is encoded by the coding sequence ATGAAAATAATTGTGCCAATGGCAGGCCGCGGATCGAGATTGAGGCCTCATACACTAACGGTTCCGAAACCATTAATTCCTGTTGCTGGAAAATCTATTGTACATCGTTTAGTTGAAGATATTGCTAAAATATTAAAAGACCCTATTGAAGAAGTTGCATTTATTTTAGGCGACGAAGCTTTTTTTGGAGATGATGTCGTAAAAAGTTTAGAAGATTTAGCCAAAGGTTTAGGAGCAAAAGCTTCAATTTATCGTCAAGATCAACCGCTTGGAACAGGTCATGCAATTATGTGTGCAAAAGATTCTCTGTCTGGTCCAGCTGTAATTGCTTATGCAGATACTTTGATTAGAGCTGATTTTGAATTAGATCCTGAAGCAGATGCTGTAATCTGGGTAAAACAAGTAGAACAGCCGGAAGCTTTTGGTGTGGTGAAACTAAACCAAAATAATGAAATTATAGAATTGGTTGAAAAGCCAAAAGAGTTTGTAAGTGATTTAGCAGTTATCGGGATTTATTATTTTAAAGAGGTTGGAGTTTTAAGAAATGAACTTCAAAATGTTTTGGATAATAATATTCAAAATGGAGGAGAATATCAGATTAATGATGGAATCAAAGCCATGATGGCCAACGGTAAAGTTTTTAAAACTGGAAGTGTTGACGAATGGATGGACTGTGGAAACAAAGATGTTACTGTCGAAACCAATACTAGAATGTTAGGTTTTTTACATAACGACGGTGAACATTTAGTTGATTATGACGTGAAACTAGAAAACGCTACAATTATTCCGCCGTGTTATATTGGAGAAAATGTTGTCTTGAAAAATTCAACAATTGGTCCAAATGTTTCAGTTGGAAAAGGTTGCCACATAATTGACAGTACTATTAAAAATAGCTTAATTCAAACGTATTCTCAAATTAAAAATGCTAACTTAGATAACGCAATGATTGGTAATCATGTAAGTTATGATGGTAAATTTACTAGTGTAAGTATTGGAGATTATTCAGTTTTAGAATAA
- a CDS encoding tetratricopeptide repeat protein — protein MIKKRVFTVLFFALFSTSVSVFAQTEPEDIAMATDEYQDSFYESLKQKGIENYDKAIVSLEKCIKLKPNDAVAYFELGKNYLALKEYRNAQDAFEKATQLDPKNKWFWLGIYDVSYETKNYPLAIETIQKIIVFDEEYKDDLISLYMITNQYDKALTAINEMNDKFGKSADREIYKAQILSQGKYQNAEIDNLVQQIKKDPKEESNYVNLIFLYSKNNENEKSLEVAKQLAKEIPNSEWAQVSLFKTYLDANQADKAIKSMNVILASSKIDSKIKHRTLNEFLIYVNKNPQYAPDLEKAIAYFDNDKEVDVAKEIGKFYHSKGQFENAIKYYEKDLSAHSDTDLETNMLLLEAYSQTKQFDPMTKRAMMLIEVYPSQAQFYYYAGLGSNQQKQFKNAKTVLEMGLDYVVDDVKLEANFNIQLGEAYNGLGDAKKKEEYFLKANELLKKKK, from the coding sequence ATGATCAAAAAAAGAGTTTTTACAGTTTTGTTTTTTGCTTTATTCAGCACATCGGTTTCGGTTTTTGCACAGACAGAACCCGAAGATATTGCTATGGCAACAGATGAATATCAAGACTCATTTTATGAATCATTAAAACAAAAAGGAATTGAAAATTATGATAAAGCTATTGTGTCATTGGAGAAATGTATCAAACTAAAACCCAATGACGCAGTGGCTTATTTTGAATTAGGAAAAAATTATCTGGCACTCAAAGAATATCGAAACGCACAAGATGCTTTTGAAAAAGCTACGCAGCTGGATCCTAAAAATAAATGGTTTTGGCTTGGGATTTATGATGTAAGTTACGAGACAAAAAATTATCCGCTGGCAATTGAAACCATTCAAAAAATAATAGTTTTTGACGAAGAGTACAAAGACGATTTGATTTCATTATATATGATAACAAATCAGTACGACAAAGCTTTGACTGCGATTAACGAAATGAATGATAAGTTCGGAAAGTCTGCCGATCGTGAAATTTACAAAGCTCAAATTTTATCGCAGGGGAAATATCAAAATGCTGAAATTGACAATTTGGTTCAGCAGATTAAAAAAGATCCAAAAGAAGAATCCAATTATGTGAATCTTATTTTCTTATATTCAAAAAATAATGAAAACGAGAAATCACTCGAGGTTGCGAAACAATTAGCAAAAGAAATTCCGAATTCAGAATGGGCTCAAGTGAGTTTATTCAAAACATATTTGGATGCCAATCAAGCGGATAAAGCCATAAAATCAATGAATGTGATTTTAGCAAGTTCAAAAATTGATTCAAAAATCAAACATAGAACTTTGAACGAATTTTTGATTTATGTAAACAAAAATCCGCAGTATGCTCCAGATTTAGAAAAAGCAATTGCTTATTTTGACAACGATAAAGAAGTTGATGTTGCAAAAGAAATAGGAAAGTTTTACCATAGCAAAGGTCAATTTGAAAATGCGATTAAATATTATGAAAAAGATTTAAGCGCGCATTCAGATACAGATCTTGAAACCAATATGTTATTGCTGGAAGCTTATTCGCAGACCAAACAGTTTGATCCAATGACAAAAAGAGCGATGATGTTGATTGAAGTGTATCCGAGTCAGGCACAGTTTTATTACTATGCAGGTTTAGGAAGCAATCAGCAAAAGCAATTTAAAAATGCAAAAACCGTTTTAGAAATGGGTTTGGATTATGTTGTTGATGATGTAAAACTAGAAGCAAATTTTAATATTCAATTAGGAGAGGCATATAATGGATTGGGAGATGCAAAGAAAAAAGAGGAATACTTTTTGAAGGCAAATGAATTATTAAAGAAAAAAAAGTAA
- a CDS encoding DUF4292 domain-containing protein: protein MKRYIILLILSTAVISCKSKAVAVQGNTSQTIAPKEDKKIIEKHYDNKLDFSTLYIKASAKYVDEKQSQNVTAEIRIEKDKQILISVRFLGITMAKALITPSAVSYYEKINSTYYEGDFTSLSKWLGTDLDYSKVQNLLVGEAFDDLRKGKYTQTIVENLFRLDEEKDANLKKTFFLDGEKYLIQKEEISQPSENRNLQIAYSDSKTFDQGTLPTSIEINAVQPKGKTSINLNYNNISFNEELSFPYSVPSGYKKVTIK, encoded by the coding sequence ATGAAAAGATATATAATACTATTAATACTTTCTACTGCTGTAATTTCGTGTAAATCGAAAGCCGTTGCAGTACAAGGTAATACAAGCCAGACAATTGCGCCAAAAGAAGACAAGAAAATAATCGAAAAACATTACGATAATAAACTAGATTTTTCTACTTTATATATTAAGGCAAGCGCAAAATATGTTGATGAAAAGCAAAGTCAAAATGTAACTGCCGAAATTAGAATCGAAAAAGACAAACAGATTTTAATAAGTGTTCGCTTTTTAGGAATTACAATGGCGAAAGCATTAATAACACCTTCTGCAGTAAGTTATTATGAAAAAATAAACAGCACTTATTATGAAGGAGATTTTACAAGCTTAAGTAAATGGCTTGGAACAGATCTAGATTACAGTAAAGTTCAAAACTTATTGGTTGGAGAAGCTTTTGACGATTTAAGAAAAGGAAAATATACGCAGACAATTGTAGAAAACCTTTTTAGACTGGATGAAGAAAAAGACGCTAATTTGAAAAAAACATTCTTCTTAGATGGCGAAAAATATTTAATTCAGAAAGAAGAGATTTCACAACCATCTGAAAATAGAAATTTACAGATAGCGTATTCAGATAGTAAAACTTTTGATCAAGGAACGCTTCCAACAAGTATCGAAATAAATGCGGTACAGCCAAAAGGAAAAACAAGTATTAATTTGAATTACAATAATATTTCATTTAACGAAGAACTTTCTTTCCCATATAGTGTTCCAAGTGGGTATAAAAAAGTTACAATTAAATAA